From a region of the Mercurialis annua linkage group LG1-X, ddMerAnnu1.2, whole genome shotgun sequence genome:
- the LOC126669679 gene encoding uncharacterized protein LOC126669679 — MDDSEMHREKLMMEDYFSMKRRKLRALCKKHGVPANLANIEMARRLTEILKAKELSKSEEAGEKSEVKNVKKVRFSREVETREYEVSVYKKADRRLTRSSVLDNPVASKQSNAVSGTKRRRGEGDEKMRNDIDSRRFTRSMKKISA; from the exons ATGGATGATAGTGAAATGCATCGAGAGAAATTGATGATGGAGGATTATTTTTCTATGAAGAGAAGAAAGTTACGAGCTTTGTGTAAAAAGCATGGCGTCCCTGCTAATTTAGCCAATATTGAAATGGCAAGACGCTTGACCGAAATTCTCAAG GCAAAAGAACTCTCAAAATCGGAAGAAGCTGGTGAGAAAAGTGAAGTAAAGAATGTTAAGAAAGTGCGGTTCAGTCGTGAGGTTGAAACGCGAGAATATGAGGTTTCGGTTTATAAAAAGGCAGACAGACGATTAACCAGGAGTTCCGTTTTAGATAATCCTGTTGCTTCTAAACAGAGCAATGCTGTTTCTGGAACGAAAAGACGTCGAGGCGAGGGAGATGAAAAGATGAGAAACGACATTGATTCCAGGAGGTTTACTCGCTCAATGAAGAAGATTTCTGCATAG
- the LOC126685484 gene encoding polypyrimidine tract-binding protein homolog 3 isoform X1 — protein MSVSLACLFEMAEPSKVIHVRNVGHEISENDLLQLFQPFGVIGKLVMLRAKNQALLQMQDVPSAINALQFYTNVQPTIRGRNVYIQFSSHQELTTMDQNSQGRADEPNRILLVTIHHMLYPITVDVLQQVFSPHGFVEKIVTFQKSAGFQALIQYQSRQSAIGARTALQGRNIYDGCCQLDIQFSNLDELQVNFNNDRSRDFTNPHLPAEQKGRPSQGGYGDGGGMYALQATAAYPQMANSAAIAAAFGGSLPPGISGTNDRSTVLVSNLNPDRIDEDKLFNLFSLYGNIVRIKLLRNKPDHALVQMGDGFQAELAVHFLKGAMLFGKRLEVNFSKHPNITQGADTHEYANSNLNRFNRNAAKNYRYCCSPTKMIHLSTLPQDITEEEIVSHLEEHGTIVNTKLFEMNGKKQALVLFETEEEATEALVCKHAISISGSIIRISFSQLQSIRES, from the exons atgtCTGTGAGTTTAG CGTGTTTGTTCGAAATGGCGGAACCTTCCAAAGTTATCCATGTTCGTAATGTCGGCCATGAAATTTCTGAA AATGACTTGCTTCAGCTATTCCAACCATTTGGGGTGATAGGCAAGCTTGTTATGCTCCGTGCCAAAAATCAG GCTCTCCTCCAAATGCAAGATGTTCCTTCTGCCATAAATGCTTTGCAATTCTACACAAATGTTCAACCAACCATAAG GGGTAGGAACGTTTATATCCAATTTTCATCACACCAGGAATTAACCACAATGGATCAAAATTCTCAAGGACGAGCAGATGAG CCGAATCGAATTCTTTTAGTTACAATTCATCACATGCTATATCCTATTACTGTGGATGTGCTACAGCAAGTTTTTTCTCCTCATGGATTTGTGGAGAAGATCGTCACATTTCAGAAGTCGGCTG GTTTTCAAGCCCTCATTCAGTATCAGTCACGCCAGAGCGCTATTGGAGCTAGGACTGCTCTTCAG GGACGTAATATATATGATGGTTGCTGTCAGCTGGACATCCAGTTTTCAAA CTTGGATGAGTTGCAAGTGAACTTCAATAATGATCGCTCAAG GGATTTCACCAACCCACACCTGCCTGCAGAACAGAAAGGCAGACCGTCACAA GGTGGATATGGCGATGGAGGAGGTATGTATGCCCTTCAGGCTACTG CTGCGTATCCACAA ATGGCCAATTCGGCTGCAATTGCTGCTGCCTTTGGTGGCAGCCTGCCTCCTGGAATCAGTGGAACAAATGATAGGTCTACAGTTCTTGTATCCAATTTGAATCCTGAT AGAATAGACGAGGATAAACTCTTCAACTTGTTTTCCCTCTACGGGAACATTGTGAGGATTAAACTTCTCCGCAATAAACCTGATCACGCACTTGTTCAGATGGGGGATGGTTTTCAGGCTGAATTGGCTGTGCACTTTTTGAAG GGTGCAATGCTATTTGGTAAGCGATTGGAGGTGAACTTTTCAAAGCATCCAAACATAACACAAGGTGCTGACACGCACGAGTATGCTAACTCCAATCTCAATCGCTTCAACCGCAACGCTGCAAAGAACTACAGATACTGCTGCTCACCTACAAAGATGATCCACCTATCCACACTGCCTCAGGACATCACAGAAGAAGAGATTGTGAGCCACTTAGAGGAGCATGGAACCATTGTCAACACCAAACTCTTTGAGATGAACGGGAAAAAGCAGGCCCTTGTTCTGTTTGAAACTGAAGAGGAGGCCACCGAAGCCCTTGTGTGCAAGCACGCCATCTCGATTTCTGGGTCAATTATCCGGATTTCCTTCTCCCAGCTACAATCAATTAGAGA
- the LOC126685484 gene encoding polypyrimidine tract-binding protein homolog 3 isoform X2, which yields MSVSLACLFEMAEPSKVIHVRNVGHEISENDLLQLFQPFGVIGKLVMLRAKNQALLQMQDVPSAINALQFYTNVQPTIRGRNVYIQFSSHQELTTMDQNSQGRADEPNRILLVTIHHMLYPITVDVLQQVFSPHGFVEKIVTFQKSAGFQALIQYQSRQSAIGARTALQGRNIYDGCCQLDIQFSNLDELQVNFNNDRSRDFTNPHLPAEQKGRPSQGGYGDGGAAYPQMANSAAIAAAFGGSLPPGISGTNDRSTVLVSNLNPDRIDEDKLFNLFSLYGNIVRIKLLRNKPDHALVQMGDGFQAELAVHFLKGAMLFGKRLEVNFSKHPNITQGADTHEYANSNLNRFNRNAAKNYRYCCSPTKMIHLSTLPQDITEEEIVSHLEEHGTIVNTKLFEMNGKKQALVLFETEEEATEALVCKHAISISGSIIRISFSQLQSIRES from the exons atgtCTGTGAGTTTAG CGTGTTTGTTCGAAATGGCGGAACCTTCCAAAGTTATCCATGTTCGTAATGTCGGCCATGAAATTTCTGAA AATGACTTGCTTCAGCTATTCCAACCATTTGGGGTGATAGGCAAGCTTGTTATGCTCCGTGCCAAAAATCAG GCTCTCCTCCAAATGCAAGATGTTCCTTCTGCCATAAATGCTTTGCAATTCTACACAAATGTTCAACCAACCATAAG GGGTAGGAACGTTTATATCCAATTTTCATCACACCAGGAATTAACCACAATGGATCAAAATTCTCAAGGACGAGCAGATGAG CCGAATCGAATTCTTTTAGTTACAATTCATCACATGCTATATCCTATTACTGTGGATGTGCTACAGCAAGTTTTTTCTCCTCATGGATTTGTGGAGAAGATCGTCACATTTCAGAAGTCGGCTG GTTTTCAAGCCCTCATTCAGTATCAGTCACGCCAGAGCGCTATTGGAGCTAGGACTGCTCTTCAG GGACGTAATATATATGATGGTTGCTGTCAGCTGGACATCCAGTTTTCAAA CTTGGATGAGTTGCAAGTGAACTTCAATAATGATCGCTCAAG GGATTTCACCAACCCACACCTGCCTGCAGAACAGAAAGGCAGACCGTCACAA GGTGGATATGGCGATGGAGGAG CTGCGTATCCACAA ATGGCCAATTCGGCTGCAATTGCTGCTGCCTTTGGTGGCAGCCTGCCTCCTGGAATCAGTGGAACAAATGATAGGTCTACAGTTCTTGTATCCAATTTGAATCCTGAT AGAATAGACGAGGATAAACTCTTCAACTTGTTTTCCCTCTACGGGAACATTGTGAGGATTAAACTTCTCCGCAATAAACCTGATCACGCACTTGTTCAGATGGGGGATGGTTTTCAGGCTGAATTGGCTGTGCACTTTTTGAAG GGTGCAATGCTATTTGGTAAGCGATTGGAGGTGAACTTTTCAAAGCATCCAAACATAACACAAGGTGCTGACACGCACGAGTATGCTAACTCCAATCTCAATCGCTTCAACCGCAACGCTGCAAAGAACTACAGATACTGCTGCTCACCTACAAAGATGATCCACCTATCCACACTGCCTCAGGACATCACAGAAGAAGAGATTGTGAGCCACTTAGAGGAGCATGGAACCATTGTCAACACCAAACTCTTTGAGATGAACGGGAAAAAGCAGGCCCTTGTTCTGTTTGAAACTGAAGAGGAGGCCACCGAAGCCCTTGTGTGCAAGCACGCCATCTCGATTTCTGGGTCAATTATCCGGATTTCCTTCTCCCAGCTACAATCAATTAGAGA
- the LOC126685484 gene encoding polypyrimidine tract-binding protein homolog 3 isoform X3 → MAEPSKVIHVRNVGHEISENDLLQLFQPFGVIGKLVMLRAKNQALLQMQDVPSAINALQFYTNVQPTIRGRNVYIQFSSHQELTTMDQNSQGRADEPNRILLVTIHHMLYPITVDVLQQVFSPHGFVEKIVTFQKSAGFQALIQYQSRQSAIGARTALQGRNIYDGCCQLDIQFSNLDELQVNFNNDRSRDFTNPHLPAEQKGRPSQGGYGDGGGMYALQATAAYPQMANSAAIAAAFGGSLPPGISGTNDRSTVLVSNLNPDRIDEDKLFNLFSLYGNIVRIKLLRNKPDHALVQMGDGFQAELAVHFLKGAMLFGKRLEVNFSKHPNITQGADTHEYANSNLNRFNRNAAKNYRYCCSPTKMIHLSTLPQDITEEEIVSHLEEHGTIVNTKLFEMNGKKQALVLFETEEEATEALVCKHAISISGSIIRISFSQLQSIRES, encoded by the exons ATGGCGGAACCTTCCAAAGTTATCCATGTTCGTAATGTCGGCCATGAAATTTCTGAA AATGACTTGCTTCAGCTATTCCAACCATTTGGGGTGATAGGCAAGCTTGTTATGCTCCGTGCCAAAAATCAG GCTCTCCTCCAAATGCAAGATGTTCCTTCTGCCATAAATGCTTTGCAATTCTACACAAATGTTCAACCAACCATAAG GGGTAGGAACGTTTATATCCAATTTTCATCACACCAGGAATTAACCACAATGGATCAAAATTCTCAAGGACGAGCAGATGAG CCGAATCGAATTCTTTTAGTTACAATTCATCACATGCTATATCCTATTACTGTGGATGTGCTACAGCAAGTTTTTTCTCCTCATGGATTTGTGGAGAAGATCGTCACATTTCAGAAGTCGGCTG GTTTTCAAGCCCTCATTCAGTATCAGTCACGCCAGAGCGCTATTGGAGCTAGGACTGCTCTTCAG GGACGTAATATATATGATGGTTGCTGTCAGCTGGACATCCAGTTTTCAAA CTTGGATGAGTTGCAAGTGAACTTCAATAATGATCGCTCAAG GGATTTCACCAACCCACACCTGCCTGCAGAACAGAAAGGCAGACCGTCACAA GGTGGATATGGCGATGGAGGAGGTATGTATGCCCTTCAGGCTACTG CTGCGTATCCACAA ATGGCCAATTCGGCTGCAATTGCTGCTGCCTTTGGTGGCAGCCTGCCTCCTGGAATCAGTGGAACAAATGATAGGTCTACAGTTCTTGTATCCAATTTGAATCCTGAT AGAATAGACGAGGATAAACTCTTCAACTTGTTTTCCCTCTACGGGAACATTGTGAGGATTAAACTTCTCCGCAATAAACCTGATCACGCACTTGTTCAGATGGGGGATGGTTTTCAGGCTGAATTGGCTGTGCACTTTTTGAAG GGTGCAATGCTATTTGGTAAGCGATTGGAGGTGAACTTTTCAAAGCATCCAAACATAACACAAGGTGCTGACACGCACGAGTATGCTAACTCCAATCTCAATCGCTTCAACCGCAACGCTGCAAAGAACTACAGATACTGCTGCTCACCTACAAAGATGATCCACCTATCCACACTGCCTCAGGACATCACAGAAGAAGAGATTGTGAGCCACTTAGAGGAGCATGGAACCATTGTCAACACCAAACTCTTTGAGATGAACGGGAAAAAGCAGGCCCTTGTTCTGTTTGAAACTGAAGAGGAGGCCACCGAAGCCCTTGTGTGCAAGCACGCCATCTCGATTTCTGGGTCAATTATCCGGATTTCCTTCTCCCAGCTACAATCAATTAGAGA
- the LOC126657792 gene encoding 60S ribosomal protein L3-1 — MSHRKFEHPRHGSLGFLPRKRAARHRGKVKAFPKDDPTKPCKLTAFLGYKAGMTHIMREVEKPGSKLHKKETCEAVTIVETPPMVIVGVVGYVRTPRGLRSLNTIWAQHLSEELKRRFYKNWCKSKKKAFGKYSKQFDTEEGKKSMQVQLEKLKKYATVIRVLAHTQIRKMKGLKQKKAHLMEIQVNGGSIAQKVDFAYGFFEKQVPIDAVFSKDEMVDIIGVTKGKGYEGVVTRWGVTRLPRKTHRGLRKVACIGAWHPARVSFTVARAGQNGYHHRTEMNKKIYKLGKAGQESHTSSTEYDRTDKDITPMGGFPHYGVVNDDYLMIKGCCVGPKKRVVTLRQSLLKQTSRVALEEIKLKFIDTSSKFGHGRFQTTQEKQKFYGRLKA, encoded by the exons ATGTCTCACAGGAAGTTTGAGCACCCAAGACACGGTTCCCTTGGATTTCTGCCAAGGAAACGAGCAGCTCGCCACAGAGGAAAAG TGAAGGCTTTCCCAAAAGATGACCCTACCAAGCCTTGCAAGCTGACTGCCTTCTTGGGATACAAGGCTGGTATGACTCACATCATGAGAGAGGTGGAGAAACCCGGATCAA AGCTTCACAAGAAGGAGACATGCGAGGCTGTTACCATTGTCGAAACTCCTCCTATGGTGATTGTTGGAGTTGTCGGATATGTGAGGACACCACGTGGTCTCCGTTCTTTGAACACTATCTGGGCTCAACATCTTAGTGAGGAGCTGAAAAGAAGGTTCTACAAGAATTGGTGCAAGTCTAAGAAGAAGGCTTTTGGCAAGTACTCGAAGCAGTTCGACACTGAAGAGGGAAAGAAAAGTATGCAAGTTCAGCTTGAGAAATTGAAGAAATATGCAACTGTTATTCGTGTCCTAGCTCACACTCAG ATCAGGAAAATGAAGGGGCTGAAGCAAAAGAAAGCACACCTGATGGAGATCCAGGTCAATGGTGGCTCTATTGCCCAGAAGGTAGACTTTGCCTATGGCTTCTTTGAGAAGCAAGTCCCAATTGATGCTGTTTTCTCTAAGGATGAAATGGTTGACATCATTGGTGTGACCAAGGGAAAGGGTTACGAGGGTGTGGTCACTCGTTGGGGTGTCACCCGTCTTCCTCGCAAGACCCATAGGGGTCTTCGTAAGGTTGCTTGTATTGGTGCTTGGCATCCTGCAAGAGTCTCATTCACTGTCGCCAGGGCTGGTCAGAATGGGTATCACCATCGTACTGAAATGAACAAGAAGATTTACAAGCTTGGCAAAGCTGGCCAGGAGTCTCACACTTCTTCAACTGAGTATGACAG GACTGATAAGGATATCACTCCAATGGGTGGTTTCCCTCACTACGGTGTGGTGAATGATGATTATCTGATGATTAAGGGATGCTGTGTTGGACCTAAGAAGAGGGTTGTTACACTCCGTCAGTCTCTGCTTAAGCAGACTTCTCGTGTGGCTCTTGAGGAAATCAAACTCAAGTTCATCGACACCTCTTCCAAATTTGGTCATGGACGCTTCCAGACTACCCAGGAGAAACAGAAGTTCTACGGTCGTCTCAAGGCATAG